Proteins encoded within one genomic window of Candidatus Berkiella cookevillensis:
- a CDS encoding MFS transporter: MQNNKDKQSYLLPIAMFAVATFFYLYEFLLRVSPNVLEKELFVAFGMDAKAFGLFTSCYYWSYAALQLPVGALTDKYGPRRLLTFAIMLCAVSTFMLALTENFFLSCVSRFLIGAGSAFAFISCMKIINIWFAPRLFPLLTGLTLAIGTLGAAVGGNPLSLALKFLDWRTLLHVIAIVGIVLGVVAWLLIKDQNPNHPDTLLREEGANPGFWQSLFTVAKQPQNWLVGIYAFFVTAPTDAFGGAWGVKFLTDTHGLSREIASSAAVTMTFVGMAVGSPLLGWISGKLDSRKYPMLFSALCAALALSLIIYLPHHNGWTASLLFFLFGATGTYVLAFVMIRRITESQYVATAVGFVNMLSMVGSALLTYVIGWLLDFMRMGAVNDAGVPFYSVYDFHVSLFVLPLFYVLSAVLMVPFIVDKKDK, encoded by the coding sequence ATGCAAAATAATAAAGACAAACAATCTTATCTGTTACCCATTGCAATGTTTGCAGTGGCAACTTTTTTCTACCTCTATGAATTCTTGTTGCGTGTTTCACCGAATGTTTTAGAGAAAGAATTATTTGTTGCTTTTGGTATGGATGCCAAGGCTTTTGGTTTATTTACATCTTGCTATTATTGGTCTTATGCTGCTTTACAATTACCTGTTGGCGCCTTAACAGATAAATATGGCCCAAGACGATTGCTTACCTTTGCGATTATGTTGTGTGCTGTGAGCACTTTTATGCTCGCATTAACAGAGAATTTCTTTTTAAGTTGCGTGTCACGCTTTTTAATTGGTGCAGGTTCAGCGTTTGCTTTTATTAGTTGTATGAAAATCATTAATATTTGGTTTGCACCGCGTTTATTTCCCTTATTAACAGGTTTGACTTTAGCGATAGGAACCCTAGGCGCTGCCGTAGGGGGGAACCCACTTTCTTTGGCATTGAAATTTTTAGATTGGCGGACTTTGCTGCATGTCATCGCTATTGTTGGTATTGTCTTAGGTGTTGTCGCTTGGTTATTGATCAAAGATCAAAATCCGAATCATCCCGATACGTTGTTGCGGGAAGAGGGCGCTAATCCAGGTTTTTGGCAGTCGCTGTTTACCGTTGCGAAGCAACCTCAAAATTGGCTTGTCGGTATTTATGCTTTTTTTGTGACGGCGCCCACAGATGCTTTTGGTGGTGCATGGGGGGTAAAATTCTTAACGGATACACATGGCTTAAGTAGAGAAATAGCCTCTAGTGCCGCCGTTACCATGACCTTTGTGGGAATGGCGGTGGGCAGTCCATTGCTAGGTTGGATATCCGGTAAATTGGATAGTAGAAAATATCCAATGTTATTTTCAGCCTTATGTGCAGCACTTGCACTGAGTTTAATCATTTATTTGCCTCATCATAATGGATGGACGGCATCACTCTTGTTTTTCCTCTTTGGCGCAACAGGTACTTATGTGTTGGCCTTTGTTATGATTCGTCGCATCACTGAATCTCAATATGTTGCAACCGCTGTTGGGTTTGTGAATATGCTTTCAATGGTGGGTAGTGCATTACTCACTTATGTTATTGGCTGGTTACTTGATTTTATGCGGATGGGCGCTGTCAATGATGCAGGCGTACCGTTTTATTCCGTCTATGATTTCCATGTCAGTCTATTTGTCTTGCCATTATTTTATGTGTTAAGCGCTGTTCTAATGGTTCCCTTTATTGTAGATAAGAAGGATAAATAA
- a CDS encoding HU family DNA-binding protein, whose translation MSLKKSTKTSMKKNIQSAQFKEKTRAIKERQSRAEIFQHIANETGIKRIDVEAVFDVMAKLVKSHLAKKGSGEIIIPKLGLKIRKVRRKATKERTMISPLTGSEVVIPSKPARDDVKLVVLKPLKEAVLS comes from the coding sequence ATGTCACTAAAAAAATCAACTAAAACATCAATGAAGAAAAATATTCAAAGCGCACAATTCAAAGAAAAAACCCGCGCAATCAAAGAGCGTCAATCACGCGCTGAAATTTTTCAACATATTGCTAACGAAACTGGCATTAAGCGTATTGATGTAGAAGCTGTTTTTGATGTGATGGCTAAATTGGTCAAGTCTCATTTAGCAAAAAAAGGCTCTGGTGAAATTATTATTCCTAAATTAGGTCTTAAAATTCGTAAAGTACGTCGTAAAGCAACTAAAGAACGTACAATGATTAGCCCATTAACAGGCAGTGAAGTTGTTATTCCATCTAAACCTGCGCGTGATGATGTGAAATTGGTTGTATTGAAACCCCTCAAAGAAGCCGTCCTTTCTTAA
- the hmgA gene encoding homogentisate 1,2-dioxygenase has translation MSEEFQYQSGFGGYLQTEALPNALPHGQNSPQKPAYGLYAEQLSGSAFTRPRSHNLRTWLYRILPSVSHLSFQPLKNMTLAQDSNQLYAIPNQLRWDPLADPTQKQSFIAGCQTLIQNGNPLVQEGAAIHLYTANENMNDDFFYSADGEWLIVPYLGRLTLKTEFGIITLAPSEIAVIPRGVKFQVELIDPIIKGYICENFGAPFGLPDLGPIGSNGLASPRDFLFPTAHFEDKTGTFNIICKYANKLWQAQTNHAPLDVVAWHGNYAPYKYDLRLFNTINTVSFDHCDPSIFTVLTSATATPGLANLDFVIFPERWMVAEHTFRPPYYHRNIMSEYMGLIHGHYDAKNEGFLPGGGSLHNCMSSHGPDGDTAEKGMHETLLPIKQENTLAFMFESRLPWQITEFGMQTSALQKSYQDCWQNIPKFFNQKS, from the coding sequence ATGTCAGAAGAATTTCAATATCAAAGTGGTTTCGGTGGTTATTTGCAAACTGAGGCGCTGCCCAATGCCCTACCTCATGGACAAAACTCTCCTCAGAAGCCTGCTTACGGCCTATACGCGGAACAATTAAGTGGCAGTGCTTTCACAAGACCACGTTCACACAACTTGAGAACTTGGCTGTATCGCATTTTACCTTCAGTTAGTCATTTATCATTTCAACCTTTAAAAAATATGACCTTGGCTCAAGACTCAAACCAACTTTACGCTATTCCCAATCAGCTGCGCTGGGATCCATTGGCAGATCCTACACAAAAGCAATCCTTTATTGCTGGTTGTCAAACTTTGATCCAAAATGGTAACCCTCTCGTACAAGAAGGGGCGGCAATCCATCTGTACACAGCAAACGAAAATATGAACGATGATTTCTTCTATTCTGCTGACGGCGAATGGCTAATAGTCCCCTATCTTGGTCGCTTAACATTGAAAACTGAATTCGGGATAATAACCCTAGCCCCCAGTGAAATAGCCGTGATACCCAGAGGTGTCAAATTCCAGGTTGAATTAATTGATCCAATTATCAAAGGTTATATATGCGAAAATTTTGGTGCACCTTTTGGCTTACCAGATCTTGGTCCTATCGGTAGTAATGGTCTTGCCAGCCCAAGAGATTTTCTATTCCCCACAGCACATTTTGAAGATAAAACTGGCACATTCAATATTATATGCAAATATGCGAATAAATTATGGCAAGCCCAAACCAATCACGCGCCGCTGGATGTTGTTGCTTGGCATGGCAACTATGCCCCTTACAAATATGATTTACGCTTATTTAATACTATCAATACAGTAAGTTTTGATCATTGTGATCCTTCTATCTTTACGGTTCTTACCTCAGCAACGGCCACACCAGGACTGGCCAATCTTGATTTTGTGATTTTCCCAGAACGCTGGATGGTTGCAGAACACACCTTTAGACCCCCTTATTATCATCGTAATATTATGAGCGAATACATGGGACTCATTCATGGTCATTATGATGCAAAAAATGAAGGTTTTTTACCGGGTGGTGGCAGCTTGCACAATTGCATGTCTTCGCATGGCCCAGATGGTGATACAGCAGAAAAAGGAATGCATGAGACGCTATTGCCCATTAAACAAGAAAATACGCTGGCCTTTATGTTTGAGAGTCGTTTGCCTTGGCAAATTACTGAATTTGGCATGCAAACCAGTGCTTTGCAGAAATCTTATCAAGATTGTTGGCAAAATATACCGAAGTTCTTTAATCAAAAATCCTGA
- a CDS encoding SOS response-associated peptidase, producing the protein MCGRFALHATIEEIVAHFSLKESFSMRPRYNIAPTQTIPIMLHNHRGVSFSRWAFLPRWAKAVNGAIPQGYINARSETLMEKPAFSDAFKSQRCIIPISGYYEWKALQGKKQPFYISSRDNAVMGIAGICSVWQESAWEKIMTCAIITKPAVADFVKIHDRMPMILQPHNYNSWLNPKENLLNLEKLLADETLPVLQAFPVSLHVNSPHNDSAVCIKPL; encoded by the coding sequence ATGTGTGGTCGTTTTGCTTTACATGCAACGATAGAAGAAATTGTTGCGCATTTTAGCTTAAAAGAAAGCTTTAGTATGCGGCCGCGTTATAATATTGCGCCCACCCAAACCATTCCTATTATGCTTCATAATCACCGTGGCGTATCTTTTAGCCGATGGGCTTTTTTACCCAGATGGGCAAAAGCAGTCAATGGTGCAATCCCACAAGGGTATATAAATGCACGTAGTGAAACGCTGATGGAAAAGCCTGCTTTTAGCGATGCATTTAAAAGCCAGCGCTGTATTATTCCTATCTCTGGTTATTATGAATGGAAAGCATTGCAAGGTAAGAAACAGCCTTTTTACATTTCTTCGCGCGATAATGCTGTCATGGGAATTGCAGGTATTTGCTCTGTTTGGCAGGAGTCTGCTTGGGAAAAAATAATGACTTGTGCAATTATAACGAAGCCCGCTGTTGCTGATTTTGTGAAAATTCATGATCGAATGCCTATGATTTTACAGCCTCATAACTACAATTCTTGGCTAAATCCTAAGGAAAATTTGCTTAATTTAGAAAAATTGCTTGCCGATGAAACACTGCCTGTCTTGCAAGCTTTTCCTGTCTCCTTGCACGTAAATTCTCCGCATAATGATAGCGCTGTTTGTATAAAACCTCTTTAA
- the glmS gene encoding glutamine--fructose-6-phosphate transaminase (isomerizing), which yields MCGIIAVASQRDIAPILIEGLKRLEYRGYDSAGLAVLDKQENLSRVRARGKVQELALALEKKTLLGKIGLAHTRWATHGQPSEHNAHPHIFEDKLALVHNGIIENFNQLKQELAHKNYQFTSETDTEVVVYCLGEELKRTPSLLEAVQKTIARLEGTFALAVISKEKPNNIIATRRGSPLVLGLGIGENYIASDVLALLPFTQEIIILEEGDIAVVSRDEYEIYDEQGNKVNRPIRKTDLSVQSVSKGNFKHFMQKEIFEQSHAVCSAIEGRLLQDDIQDAVFGANASDIFDRTKNVQIVACGTSYHAGLVAKNWIENIAGIPCQVEIASEIRYRREVVPAGTLFVALSQSGETADTLAALRGLKSEHYCGTLGICNVPESALVRESKCVLLTHAGPEIGVASTKAFTTQLVALLMLTHCLGKRNDKAKTDEMQIVAHLRKLPALLEETLKLEETIERYSAYFEEKQHTLFIGRGTNYAIAKEGALKLKEISYIHAEAYPAGELKHGPLALVDKHMPVVVVASYDAMLDKLKSNIHEVMARNGEVILIAEEGMNLELGTDLKLVEVPKGGPLLSPILLTLPLQQLAYHVALRKGTDVDQPRNLAKSVTVE from the coding sequence ATGTGTGGGATTATTGCTGTTGCTTCTCAACGAGATATAGCGCCTATACTTATAGAAGGCTTAAAAAGGCTTGAATATCGAGGATATGATTCCGCGGGGCTTGCCGTATTAGATAAGCAAGAAAATCTCTCTCGTGTTAGAGCACGAGGTAAAGTGCAAGAGCTTGCCCTTGCATTAGAAAAGAAAACACTATTGGGAAAGATTGGCTTAGCACATACACGTTGGGCTACGCATGGCCAGCCCAGTGAGCATAACGCTCACCCACATATTTTTGAAGATAAACTTGCACTTGTTCACAATGGCATTATTGAAAATTTCAATCAGCTTAAACAAGAACTTGCACATAAAAATTATCAATTTACCTCTGAAACAGATACTGAAGTTGTGGTTTACTGCCTGGGTGAGGAGTTAAAACGCACGCCTTCATTATTAGAAGCAGTACAAAAAACGATTGCTCGTTTGGAAGGTACTTTTGCATTAGCCGTTATTAGCAAAGAGAAACCCAATAATATTATTGCGACGCGTAGAGGCAGCCCATTGGTTTTAGGGCTTGGTATTGGCGAAAATTATATTGCTTCTGATGTTTTGGCCTTACTTCCTTTTACACAAGAGATCATTATCTTAGAAGAGGGAGATATCGCCGTTGTTTCACGAGATGAGTATGAAATATATGATGAACAAGGCAATAAAGTTAATCGCCCTATCAGGAAAACTGATTTAAGTGTTCAAAGTGTTAGTAAAGGCAATTTTAAGCATTTCATGCAAAAGGAAATATTTGAACAATCTCATGCTGTTTGTTCTGCAATAGAAGGCCGATTGTTGCAAGATGATATTCAAGATGCGGTGTTTGGTGCAAATGCCTCTGATATTTTCGATAGAACGAAGAATGTACAAATTGTTGCTTGTGGTACGAGCTATCATGCAGGTCTTGTTGCCAAAAACTGGATTGAAAATATTGCCGGTATTCCTTGTCAAGTTGAAATAGCCAGTGAGATCAGATACAGAAGAGAAGTGGTTCCTGCTGGCACATTATTTGTTGCGCTTTCACAATCGGGCGAAACAGCGGATACCTTGGCAGCATTAAGAGGTTTGAAATCGGAGCATTATTGTGGAACGCTTGGTATTTGTAATGTTCCAGAAAGTGCCTTGGTTCGTGAATCCAAGTGTGTTTTATTAACACATGCAGGCCCTGAAATTGGGGTTGCCTCAACGAAGGCATTCACAACCCAGCTTGTTGCATTGCTTATGCTCACGCACTGCTTGGGTAAACGTAATGATAAAGCCAAAACAGATGAAATGCAGATCGTTGCACATTTAAGAAAACTTCCCGCACTGTTGGAAGAAACCTTAAAGCTTGAGGAAACGATAGAGAGATACTCTGCATATTTCGAAGAGAAGCAACATACTCTTTTTATTGGGCGCGGGACTAATTATGCAATTGCTAAAGAAGGCGCGCTTAAATTAAAAGAGATTTCCTATATACATGCGGAAGCTTATCCTGCAGGAGAGCTAAAACATGGTCCCTTAGCATTGGTTGATAAACATATGCCCGTTGTTGTGGTTGCAAGTTACGACGCAATGCTCGATAAATTAAAATCAAATATTCACGAAGTAATGGCACGAAATGGTGAAGTAATTTTAATTGCTGAAGAAGGTATGAATTTAGAATTGGGCACTGATCTTAAGCTTGTTGAAGTCCCCAAAGGTGGTCCGTTATTATCGCCTATTCTTCTAACGCTCCCCTTGCAGCAATTGGCATACCATGTTGCTTTAAGAAAGGGCACAGATGTTGATCAACCCAGAAATCTGGCCAAGTCTGTTACCGTTGAATAA